A single genomic interval of Corylus avellana chromosome ca10, CavTom2PMs-1.0 harbors:
- the LOC132163898 gene encoding probable pyridoxal 5'-phosphate synthase subunit PDX1: MADTGVVTVYGNGAIYETTAKKSPFSVKVGLAQMLRGGVIMDVVNAEQARVAEEAGACAVMALERVPADIRAQGGVARMSDPQLIKEIKQAVTIPVMAKARIGHFVEAQILEAIGVDYVDESEVLTVADEDNHINKHNFRVPFVCGCRNLGEALRRIREGAAMIRTKGEAGTGNVVEAVRHVRSVMGDIRVLRNMDDDEVFAFAKKISAPYDLVMQTKQLGRLPVVHFAAGGVATPADAALMMQLGCDGVFVGSGVFKSGDPARRARAIVQAVTHYSDPDMLAEVSCGLGEAMVGINLNDDKVERYANRSE, encoded by the coding sequence ATGGCTGACACCGGAGTAGTCACTGTGTACGGAAATGGCGCGATATATGAGACGACGGCGAAGAAATCACCGTTCTCTGTGAAGGTGGGCCTGGCCCAGATGCTCCGCGGCGGAGTTATCATGGACGTGGTGAACGCCGAACAGGCCCGGGTGGCTGAGGAGGCAGGCGCTTGCGCCGTGATGGCGCTGGAGCGTGTGCCGGCAGATATACGGGCACAGGGTGGCGTGGCCCGCATGAGTGACCCCCAGCTCATCAAGGAGATCAAGCAGGCCGTGACTATTCCAGTCATGGCTAAGGCTCGCATCGGCCACTTCGTGGAGGCGCAGATCCTCGAGGCCATTGGGGTCGATTATGTGGATGAGTCGGAGGTGCTCACCGTCGCCGACGAGGATAACCACATCAACAAGCACAACTTCCGGGTCCCATTTGTCTGTGGCTGCCGGAACCTCGGCGAGGCTCTCCGGCGCATCCGCGAGGGCGCGGCGATGATACGCACCAAGGGTGAGGCCGGCACCGGAAACGTCGTCGAGGCTGTCAGGCACGTGCGCTCCGTGATGGGGGACATCAGGGTGCTGAGGAACATGGACGACGACGAGGTGTTCGCGTTCGCGAAGAAAATATCCGCGCCCTACGATCTGGTCATGCAGACCAAGCAGCTCGGGAGGCTCCCCGTCGTGCACTTCGCTGCCGGCGGGGTTGCAACTCCCGCAGACGCGGCGCTGATGATGCAACTCGGCTGCGACGGCGTGTTCGTCGGCTCCGGCGTGTTCAAGAGCGGTGACCCGGCCAGGCGTGCCCGGGCGATCGTTCAGGCCGTGACCCATTATAGCGACCCTGACATGCTTGCGGAGGTGAGTTGTGGGTTGGGTGAGGCTATGGTGGGGATTAATCTCAATGATGATAAGGTTGAGAGGTACGCGAATCGGTCTGAGTAG